GTATTGGTAGATTTAAGGGTTTAAAAACAATAAAAACGAAGGAAGGGGTTAAAGATTTTATACTCATTGAATACGAAATGGGTGATAAACTCTTCGTTCCTATTGAGAAAATAGATAGAGTTAAAAAGTATCTTGGTGATGAGAGCAGCATAAAACTTACACGTCTTGGGGGAAACGAGTGGAACAGGGCAGTAAAAAGAGCCAAAAAAGATGCAGAAAGGATAGCAAAGGAACTTGTAGCACTCTACGCTAAAAGAGAGATTTTAAAGAAAGAGCCTTTTAAGGAAGTTCATGAACTGGAGAGGGAGTTTGCCCTATCATTCCCATTCAGGGAAACACCTGATCAGAAAAGAGCCATAGAGGAAGTCTTAAGAGATTTAGAATCCACAAAACTTATGGATAGAGTTATAACTGGAGATGTGGGATATGGAAAAACTGAAGTTGCTTTGAGAGCTGCATTGAGGGTTATTGCAAATGGTAAACAGGTAGCCTTTCTCACTCCAACTACAATTCTTTCCATGCAGCACTTTGAGGTTGCAAAGGAAAGATTTTCAAATCTTCCTATAAGAGTAGAGATGCTCTCAAGATTTATCCCAAAAAGTAAGCAAAAAAGTATAATAAGAGATTTAAGAAACGGAAAAATAGATCTAATAATTGGTACCCATAGACTTCTAAGCGATGATGTGAAATTCTTTGATCTTGGTCTCCTCATAGTAGATGAAGAACATCTGTTTGGCGTTGAACATAAGGAAAAGATTAAGAAGATGAAAACGGATGTTGATGTTATTTACCTAACAGCAACTCCAATACCAAGAACACTGGAGATGATTCTATCCGGTATAAGAGAGGTTTCATTGATAAAAACTCCACCACCTGGTAAGCAACCCATAGAGACAACAGTTGAACCTTTCAATATAAAAAGGATAAAGGAAGCCATAGAATTTGAGCTCTCAAGAGGTGGTCAGGTCTATTATGTTCACAATAAGATCATTACCATAGAGGAGGAGAAGGAATTCCTTCAATCACTCATTCCATATGCAAAAATTCTCGTTCTTCATGGTGCCCTTGACAGCAAAGACATAGAGGAAGGAATGATGAAATTCATAAATAGAGAGTATGACATTCTTCTATCCACCACAATAATAGAAGCTGGTTTGGATAACGAGAATGTTAATACACTAATTGTTGTTGACTCCCAAAATTTTGGACTTGCACAACTCTATCAGCTTAGAGGAAGAATAGGAAGAAGGGATAGGAAAGCATATGCTTACTTCTTCTACACTCCACACAAAGTAACAGAGAAAGGGAGAGAGAGACTAAAGGCTATAAGAGAGTTAACACATCTTGGTGCAGGTTTTCAGATTGCAATGAGGGATTTAGAAATAAGAGGGGCAGGAAATATTCTTGGAAAGGAACAGAGCGGACATATAAATGCATTAGGTTTTGACATGTATATGGAACTTCTCTCAGAGGAGATTGGGAAGATGAAAAAGAAAAAGCCTGTTAAGATAAAATTCTTTACCGAAATTGATTTAAAAATTCCTGCAGTAATTCCCAGAACTTACATAGAAGATGAAGCGGAGAGACTACATATATACAGGAAATTCTATGAATCCTACACTATAAAAGATGTAGAAAGGGTTGTAGATGAGTTAATAGATAGATTTGGTCCTATACCAGAACAGATGAACAATCTCATAGAAATTTCAAAGATAAATGTAAAGATGAAAAGATAC
This portion of the Caldisericia bacterium genome encodes:
- the mfd gene encoding transcription-repair coupling factor — its product is FLSQKISKIIFVTEEENEAYEIYEEYINFTKSKNVVFIPELLKNNREATSKFILSIKKMLESNHFVAFTSKNVVNERIPLYREKLELMKGKEVPFTRLIKLLSNDYERVNFVREKGEFAVRGGIIDIFPFDFPKPVRIVYDGDIVEDLREFNPYNQRSVSVLTKTSISLFSKGNELKDEFKDAVFLSWNIPLNVDKKIEIRMERKGETNFDFVSVPSFYSLQRTMEVIEDLRSSGFRVIFVGEEEVGVEKINGLIKENFLSKEKRIAVVGRKRKKAFVPFRSISSSLLEEITSYSELKRGDLVVHRDFGIGRFKGLKTIKTKEGVKDFILIEYEMGDKLFVPIEKIDRVKKYLGDESSIKLTRLGGNEWNRAVKRAKKDAERIAKELVALYAKREILKKEPFKEVHELEREFALSFPFRETPDQKRAIEEVLRDLESTKLMDRVITGDVGYGKTEVALRAALRVIANGKQVAFLTPTTILSMQHFEVAKERFSNLPIRVEMLSRFIPKSKQKSIIRDLRNGKIDLIIGTHRLLSDDVKFFDLGLLIVDEEHLFGVEHKEKIKKMKTDVDVIYLTATPIPRTLEMILSGIREVSLIKTPPPGKQPIETTVEPFNIKRIKEAIEFELSRGGQVYYVHNKIITIEEEKEFLQSLIPYAKILVLHGALDSKDIEEGMMKFINREYDILLSTTIIEAGLDNENVNTLIVVDSQNFGLAQLYQLRGRIGRRDRKAYAYFFYTPHKVTEKGRERLKAIRELTHLGAGFQIAMRDLEIRGAGNILGKEQSGHINALGFDMYMELLSEEIGKMKKKKPVKIKFFTEIDLKIPAVIPRTYIEDEAERLHIYRKFYESYTIKDVERVVDELIDRFGPIPEQMNNLIEISKINVKMKRY